Sequence from the Cervus canadensis isolate Bull #8, Minnesota chromosome 3, ASM1932006v1, whole genome shotgun sequence genome:
ctgaaatagttgaataaaaatgttaataattttgtttttaattttgtagaaCTTGACCTCTTTCCCGAATTAATTGGAACTGAAGAAATAATCAAGGTATCATAGCTATTTTTTATTCAAgtgcttaaatattaaaaagtctatTTTGAATTATTGGTTAGGTTTCAGATGTTGCATTAATAAAAAGTTCGTGTTGCATGCATGATTCATTGGTTGTAGGATTAGTTGCTGAGCTTTGTAGATTAATGTATAATTAATAACATGATTTTTATGAAGAAGTTGGAAGACACTTTAATtggtatagtttttaaaaagagataggaAAGGTTTGTTGATAATTAGAAAAatgatgaactttaaaaataatgatagctATGAACTGTAGCTGCAAGTtggaactttttcattttctaaatgtttctaaCAAACTAAAGTAATATTTAAGCAATTCATAATGTTGCTACAGCTTATTTTTGACTAACTTAACCAGTGATTGATAGATTGATAATAAATGTGAGCCAAAATATAAAGTGTATAtattcttttgcccatttaatttgattatttttgtttgaacTGCGCATATTATAAAGTCTGTTGCCAACACAAGGCCCTTTAAGTAAATGGGCCTTTAaggatatttataaattttaacattgtcttaatttttgaaatagaaaatgacTGTTTGTGTCTGTATTTCATCCTAAGCCCAAATATGCTATTCATCAAAACTGAGATAATATGTTAAATCCAGGTTTTCTATTGTTAATGGTAGTATGAATGTGTCCAttagtacatatatgtgtatgagcTGATAACTTGTGAAAATGTAATATTCTTATCTAGCAGTAAATAGTGGTTAGGTTGTGTTTTCACATGAACCATTACCTCAGTGATTTTTTATCTTATGGCAGTTCTCTCTTACAAAAGACTATTTTAGCAAAATGAGCAGTCCACAGTTCACAACAGAATTCAGCTAagcatatctgtgtgtgtgtatgatgtgtgtCAAACACCCTTCCAGTTGTAGACTGCAGacttgtgtcctcacatggtggagaaGAGCAGAAGAAGCAACCTTTCATGACTCAatataaaggcactaatcccattcatgaggctTCCacctatgacctcatttaataCTAATGACTCCCCAAGGCCCCAATTCCTAAGACTGTCAGTTTGAGAGGGTAGGGTTTCAGCATGTGAATTTAGAGGGGACACAAACACAGTTCATAAAACTATTCACGTTCATCAATTCATGCAGGAATGAATGATAGAAGTTGGCTAACACCTGGAATGTATCAGTAATGGTTTTAAACCTgaataagggtttccctggtggctcagtggtaaagaatatgccttccaatgcaagagatgcaggttcagtccctggatcgggaagatcccctggagaaggaaatggcaacccactccagtattcttgcctgggcaatcccatggacagaggagcctggcaggttacaatccatggtgtcgcaaaagagtcagacatgactgagcaactaaacaacaacaacaacgtggAAATGAATAGTTTGGGGAATGTTCCTCAAGTTTTCTTCCAATAGGAATGTCTGACTTTGAAAGACAAATTATCTCCAGCACAATCAAggcttttcaataaaaaattttaatagatatcATAAAGGATAACAGGTGTGATCCATATCAAAACCATAGAGGAGGAAAGTTTCACAATAACTTAATAAGACTTTATGGGAAACAGTGtccattaaaatatttgtattttcatatatgtaCAAAGTAATCATAGAACATGAATCTTATGTTCTTCTTGAATCATTGACATGAGACAGTGTGACCCCCATAGAGATGTACAAGACTTAGTTGGGTGGATTAATGAAAGGTCCATCACCTTCATCAGATTCTAAGAATCTCACAATGATGAAAGGGAaatttgtgttttgtgtgtgtatagtttTTATTCCCCAAAAATGTAACAGAATAAAGGGTGACTGGCATTATGTTTTAAGAACAATGTTATAGAAGTCTACATAGCTTATAGTAGGAGGATGATAAAGGAGGTTTGTGTGGGATAATaagcaaagaggaagagaagcaatGTTATATGGAATTTGAAAGAAATTGTCAGATCAAGGACTTCTagtctctggtgatccagtggttgagactccgtacttccaatacaggggacacggattcaattcctggccagggaactaagatcccacatgctgcacaacgaagattaaaaaaaaaaaaaaaacttaccaaaaaataaaggttctaaagaaaagaaattgtcaGAGGATATAGAGAAGATAGATGACGTGTGTTTTGGGAACTTTACTGTGAAGAAAAGGGGAGAGGTAAAATGAATACTAGGCGTTGAATTAGAGATTTTCCATTATGCTCCTTTTAAATAggagagatctgggtttgagctGGTAAGAATGATCCATTTaagaaagcaaaattgaaaatacaaaatggaGGGGAATAGTTGTGTTCAATTCCTGAGAGGATGATAGAGAATGGATTAGAACACAAATGCAGAAACTAGAAAGGAAGTAGAACAACCACTCTCAGTTACAACAGGATGAGAAGAGCAAAGGTGGATTTGGTTGGTCCTGGTGGGTTTTGATGTTTTAATGCTAGGAAGAGTTGAGCTTTTGTCTGGTGGCTTCTACTGCCTCTGTTATCAGGAAAACCATCTGctgagaaggaggagagaagaaaatggaggtTTGAATAGAGCAGAGCGAAGTTTAAAAGTCTTGGTAAGAGGGAAAGAGTGTGGTGTGATACCAGAAAACTGGCAAGTATCCAGATTTACAAAAGTGAGAAAGAATTCAGACACTACATATTGCTAAGGTTAACACTGATCCTCACCAAAACTCTGGATCAGATTATAAAGCAAATGTTTGTAAGAACTTCCAAGGAAAGAAGAGTGTTTTCCACCAAGAGTGAGTCGAGGCAAActgttcttatttcattttgcatGAAGTTTTGGGGCTTGAAGAGGAGGGGAATATTTATTCAGGAAATTATTTGGTAAAATCTCCTAGTTGTCCTTGTGAACATGGCATCAATCAGAATGCAAAATTTTATCAAGAAATACCACTAGGGAAGAAATGGATCTGGGGAATCTAAGAGAATATCCATTTTAGCATTGATACAATCCAGAGCATTAATGCTGACTCACTTCTCAGGGTTGTCGCATATgccttaagatttaaaaaaaaaaacaactttaaatcaACAGAATAATTAAGCTGTAGATAACAATGCAGTCATTAAGCTTGAAATCTTGTGTTTCATACGTATAGCTTTCCGTGTGTCTGAGACAAAAGCTCATGAGCACACATGGCTTAAGATTCAGATTCTTCCTACTGATATTGGTCAGGTTCTCACTGACCAATTTGTACttggtcatttttttctttttttcaaggagCATGACCTTAAAAGATCCAGTGCTACAAAACTGACAAATTCATGTCCCATGTGAACAAAAAATATCATATCTTAATATGTTTGGCAATTCAATGTTTTAAACATATGATTAGACGTATTATAATATGTacagtttaaataaaaagaaaccatggGTTTTGGTTAACATCTAGCCAGATCACTCCTGGGCCATCATAGTAACTAAGTGCCCATGAGAGACCAGGTCATCTGAATGGTATTTCTAaaggaaacacaaaattaaatgacTAGAACTAGGACCATATTTTGACCAGTTGTTAAAAATGTCTGTCTAGGTTTAAGATGAACTCCTAGggaaaagtatttaaaacaaaagcGAACAAAAGCGAAAACCTCTTCCAGTCTTAAACTTTCCTGTTAGGATAGCTTTAAAATTGTGATGTATTCAAATACATACAAATAGTCTGAATATACAACTACTTTGATCTTTGAAATAAGTTGTTTCATTGCCATTTTacattactgctgctgctaagtcgcttcagtcgtgtctgattctgtgcgaccccatagacggcagcccaccaggctcccctgtccctgggattcttcaggcaagaacactggagtgggtggccatttctttctccagtgcatgaaagtgaaaagtgaaagtgaagttgctcagtcatgtccgactcatagcgaccccatgacctgcagcctaccaggctcctctgtccatgggatttttcaggcaagagtactggagtggggcaccATTGCATTACAAGAAGCTAATTATTATTTAACGTGTTGCCAGAGGAACTGAACAGAGAAatataaacacaagaaaataaataccatGTTAAATAACACTCTCAGTAATTACCACTACACCgtgtcttcttttcaaagctgtgATATCTATTAATTACTtccataaagtaaaattttaaaaagcagccaTAAATAAGGTATTTTCATTGAGTTGAATTACTCTCCCTCAAGGGTAGATAATACTGGTTACGAGATAGAGCTGTGTCTTCTAGGGGGGTGGTGCTTTATGAGAAGTTTCCAAAATCCCATAAGTGAAGAATCACAGTGTAATGCAGTTTATTATTAAGATTtcatggaaaggaaatggcaacccactccagtattcttgcttggaaaagtccatggacagaggagcctggagggctgcagtccatggggttacatgactgagcacgcatgcatgagaagagtggagggagatgggttggtagcaataaaatggtagaactaaaaaaaaattcatttttctctaatttGCTTATATCCCATTAAATCTTACTTGCTTTtcaaaggaagaagaagagggaaaggaCATGGAAGGAGACACTGTTGTGAATCCTGGTAGAGACGGTGCCACAAACCAGATCAGGAGAAAGGAACCCCAGATTTCTACCACAACAAATTACAACCGAGTGGGGACCAAATACAACGAGGCCAAGACTAACCGCTCCCCAGCAAGAGGAAGCGGGTTCTCTGGAAAGAGTGATATTCCCAACACATCTTTAGATTCCACCTCCCAGCCAGTCACTGAATTAGACCCAGAAAAAGACGTTCTTTCGACTTCACGGACTGTGACCCAGCCTCCCCCTCTCACTCTGGCAGGCACTTCAGCCTCTTCAAGTGACGCCTCTAAAACCATTCTCCGATTTCCACAGATGAACTTGTCCGGGACGGTGGAATATTCAGATACAGTGTCCACGACGGAATCGCAAGAGGTATCTACTGATATCAGTGAGGAAGAGAGTTTATTGACCAGTTTCAAGCTCGATCCAGGAGCCGATGATTCTTCCGGTTCCAGTCCCGCAACTTCCGCTGTGCCATTCGTCTCCGAGAACACATCCCCTGGCGATGTATTATTTCCTTCAGAAAACCCAGAGGCCGTCACATACGATGTCTTTATCCCAGAATCTGCGAGAAATGCTTCAGAAGATTCCGCCTCCTCAGGTTCAGAAGAATCTCTCAAGGATCCTTCCGTTGATGGAAATATGTGGTTTCCTAGTACGACAGACGTGACGACGATGCCCGATGTCGGGTCAGGTAGAGAGAGCTTTCTCCAGACTAATTACACCGACGTGGATAGTGACGAATCTGAGAAGACAACAGAATCCTCTCCTCCAGGCCCACTGCCGTCACAGGGCCCCTCGGTCTCAGATGTGCGAATGCCACAGTATTCTACCTTTGCATACTTCCCCACTGAGGTGACACCTCACGCTTTTACTCCGTCCTCCGGACAACACCATTCGGTCCCCACCGTCAACGTGGTACACGCGCAGACAACTCAACCAGTGTACAATGGTGAGGCACCTCTCCAACCTTCCTACAGTAGTGAAGTCTTTCCTCTAGTCACCCCCTTGTTGCTTGACAACCAGACCCTCAACACTACCCCTGCTGCTTCAAGTAGTGATTGGGCCTTGCATGCTACACCTGTATTTCCCAGTGTCGGTGTGTCCTTCGAATCCATCCTGTCTTCCTCTGATGGTGCGCCTTTGCTCCCATTTTCCTCCGCTTCCTCCAGTAGTGAATTGCTTCACCGTGTGTATACGATCTCTCAGATCCTTCCGCAAGTTACTGCAGCTCTTGAGAGCGATCAGGGGTCCCTGCATGTTTCTCTGCCGGTGGCTGGGGGTGATTTGCTATTAGAGCCCAGCCTTGCTCCGTATTCTGATGCCATGTCGCATCAGATCACTACGCGTGCTGCTTCGGAGACCTTGGAATTTGGTGCTAGCAAGCCTGCTGTCCTTTATCAAACGCTTATGTTTTCTCCAGCTGAAGCATCCAGCAGTGATGTCCTGATGCATGCACGTTCTTCAGGGCCTGAACCTTATGCCTTAACTAATGAGGAGGGCTCCCAACACCTCTTCAGGGTTTTTGACAGTTCTGCGGTACCTGGGCGTGATTCTGTTCAGGGTTCTTTATCTAGCAGCCCTAGTCACCACCTACCGATGCCCGAGTCTCCCTTAGTAACCCCAAGCGCATCGTTGCTGCAGCCCACTCAGGGCGTCTCAGGTGATGGGGAGTGGTCTGGAGCCTCCTCTGATAGTGAATTTTTTGTGCCTGACACAGATGGTCTGACAGCCCTTAATATGTCTTCACCCGTTTCTGTAGCTGAGTTTACATATCCAACCTCTATGTCTGGTGACAATAACAAGCTACTTTCTAAAAGTGACACAATACACGGAGAGGAGACAGAACGGcacatttcttctttcagtgaCCTGGTTTACCCCTCTGAAAGCACAGTCATGCCTGACCTGTATGATCATGTAAATACATTGAATGCCTCTTTACAAGAATCCTCTGCTTCCACTTCTAGCCCAGAGGGCATCCTCCCAGAGCTTCTTGTTTTAACTGCCACTAAGGTTTATGATCATGAGATTAGTCAAATTCCAGAAAGTAACTTTCCGGTTCAGTCTTCACACGCTGTATTTCAAGCATTTGGTGACACTTCGCTTAAATCTGCACACTCAGAGCCAGCATCCTCTGACCCTACTTCTAGTGAAATGTTATCTCCTTCAACTCAGCTCTTAGTTTATGAGCCCTCAGCTTCTTTTAGTACTGAAGTATTGCTGCAACCTTCCTTTCAGGCTTCTGGTATTGACTTGTTGCTTAAAACTGATCTGCCAGCTATGCCTAGTGACCCAATAGTGGTTGAAACCCCCAAGGTTGAGCACATTAGTTCTACAGTATCACATCTCGTGGCATCCAATGCCGCTTCAAGGGAAAATACGCTGCACTCTACATCTGTACCAATCTCTGATGTATCACCTACTCCTAATACGCACGCTGCTTCACTTCAAGCTTTAACCATTTCTTATGCAAGTGAGAAATATTCTGAACCAGTTTTGCATAAAAGCGAAAGTTCCCACCAAACAGTACCTTCATTGTCCAATAATGATGAGTTGTTCCAAACTGCCAATTTGGAGCTTAACCAGGTCTTTCCTCCAGAAGGAAGGCATGCATTTGCAACTCCTGTTTTATCAGTTGTACCACCAGATACGCTTATAAGTAAGCTTGTTTATTCTGATGAAGTCTTCACCTCCACCAAGGGCCCAGTCACCGATGAGGTATTGGCTGGTATTCCTACAGTTGTTTCTGATCCAGTTGTAACTGCTGATCCTTCTGTCCCTTTAGgaaatgtgtatgtttccatttcagccatttctccaaacaagGATGGTTCTGTAACCACAAccgagttgctgtttccttctagAACAACTTCTGAGCCAATTCAAAGTGCCCGATCTGATGCCAGTTTGGTGGGTGGTGGTGACGATGGTGATATTGATGATTACGGTGATGATTATTATGATGACAGAGATAAAGATGGCTTATCTATCAATAGGTGTATGTCATGCTTCTCCTATAGAGAATCACAGGAAAAGGTAATGAATGACTCAGACACCCAGCAGAACAGTTCTGTGGATCAGAATAACCCAATCTCATATGCACTATCTGAGaattctgaagaaggaaataaaatcacaggTGTTATATCAGACAATCAGACTGATATGGACAGAAGTCCTGATAAATCACCACCAACAAATGTGCCAGCCCAGAAGCACAATGatggaaaacaggaaaatgaTGTTCAGACTAACAATGCCCTGCTTCCTTTCAGCCCAGAATCTAAAGCTTGGGCAGTTCTTACAAGTGATGAAGAGAGTGGATCAGGGCAAGGTGCCTCAGATAGCCTTAATGATAACGAGACTTCCACAGATTTCAGTTTTCCTGATATTAATGAAAAAGATGGTGATGGGGTACTGGAAACAGGTGACTCAGAAATAACTCCTGGATCCCCACAGTCCTCAACACCGACTATTACTAGCGGGCATTCAGAAGTGTTCAACATTTCAGAGGCAGGTTAGTTATGGATCCAAGGGATAGATGTAATGGCTttctgcctcaaaaaaaaaaaaaaaagaaaaagaaaaatcttggaaAGAGATATTTGGTAAAATggccttcatttttaaaagtcaggatatttataaatcaatttacaggttttaaaatttgatttttttattatttcaaagaaatactgAATGTGTTTTCATCCTTAAATTAACTCTCTCCAAAACAGATAAGATGATTTATATTGTCAATTTTTTCATATTCTGCAAGATGCCTGTTACACGTGAGAGCAATTATGTGTACATAATACATTTTTAGTACActgctttttaaataatagattGGAGTGTATTTTGGatgattttagttttaatatttatgcATATTCTAAATTACATTGCCAACTAAATCTATCGAATTACAAACTCTGATATAATATGACATATGCGTCTCCCTCTGACCCACCCACTGGAAAGGAGTTAGATGTTTTGGACATCCACATCAGATTGGGGGCTTTAGAAAaatgttctgttgctaagttTTGAAAGTTTaatggtaagatttttttttttaagattttaattttttaagaatgtcTCTTTGATTACCTTAACGTTGCCTAAAGAGGGCAGTGTGAACTAACAAAATACCTTCTACTTTATACTTGTTACATACCTTTCTAAGAAGTTAAAATAATGGCCATTAATATGCATAGTATGTATAGGTATTGTATGACAAGGTGTACAACACAAGAACATTTTCTGTAGAAATGCATTTCATTTGTTAATGTATTTTATGCAAACTAATTTATAGCCAGATGTTTCTTCCAGGAGATTGCTTGCAGCGTATATAATACAGATGTTTGCTTTAGATGCCAGTGTGGGGGGCGGTGCAGAGAGGGGAAATTCAATGCCATTAAGAATATGAAATACTAGGTAATTTCATTGCCTTGATCTTAAgttttataatttgctttttttacattttaaggcatttttaaaaaatgaacaatgaaaaataGTTAAATCTCAACAGTGAGTCAAAAGATAAGGTAACATCTTGCACTCTTATTGTGTAAAAGTAGGTATTTAAAATCCAGAACATAGATACCAATCTTATTAGGATAATAAGATTTTTcctctttgttatttcctttccttgaaTGAGTTATGTACTTTTCCTTCAGTGCAGCAGCAATTAAAAGCGTGTACGTTTTGATAGAGAAGTTTTTCTACATTCTGATTTGATACCTGCTTATCATTGCATTCCAGTTTTCAACACTTAAACTCTGTTATGTGAAAATAAGTAATGAATTCATGGGTCACCATATTCATTAGTACTGCCTTATATATGAATTGTTATCTGGCTTCAATGAtagttttttttggttttttcatttttattagattgatttaaaaagaaaacatcaggaATGCACCCATTTTTCTATCTTATTATATAGTGACATCATCTATATGTTATTGCTAGATTATTCTGTTCTGGAAAGACTATATACTGTAAAATGTCAAACCTGGAATTACTGACTAAAATTACTGCATTTTCTCGTCAATGCACTAATTAGATTTATTTAATTTGAGGATGTTTTCCTATTGATGGGGAGAAAACAATATGAATATATCATCTAACAGCATCAAGTAGTATATTTGATGACATAAATAAGATCATATAGGTGAAAATTCTTGCCTGCTTTTAAAACATATCTAAAAAATCATATGTAGTTTGTCTTATCCAATAATTGAAAATGCCTCTATATCAAATGCATATAGACTAATTCTGAAACTTACCATTTTATTACCTATTTCTAGAATGTAGAATAATTTATAAGACATGCTCCTCAAAATAATATAGATAAGACAGATATTAGTACCTGCAACTTATGAATGCATAGACTGAGTCCTAAAGATACTAGATTGCTTGATCTAGGTCACAcagaaagttaataaaaaaaactCAGACTGGAAACATGTGTCATTGGTGTCTGTCTCTTAGAGACTACATTTTCATGATTGAGAacaatagcatatatatataaatatatataatgcttAATTTGtaaactattattattcttatttctttatttcctgaTCATTAGCACGTTCTTGCCTTATCACTTAGGTAACTCATATATACTACAGAGCCATATCCAAACATATTTTAGTGTCaactaatgaatataaaaagCAGTATAACTAGTTGCTCTTCATTATAGTATACAAAGCAGCCAGTTGATTGTTTTTACTTTCATGTGATatctcatataaaatatttaagttttaatatatgaaattatCTTGGCTTTATCATTCTAATTCCCTAATTAAAaggtttgttttaaaatcagacaTTCCAGAGAACTTATGAGTAAAGTCTACATGTAagactgtgtgtgcatgtgtgtgtataatgcatGTATATAGtacacatgatatatatatattgtacttTGTTACATATTTTGTGTTATATATCTGACATATGTATCACATATTTGGTCAggcatatatcatatatatgtatgtacatatacataagtTAGATGTGTACACatctaaatacatacatacatatatatatatacacatacaactaTGTGCCTACTGCAGTGAATATTTGTGGTCGTTGAAGACTAGTGAAATTATATAAACTCACTTTGTATGTAAGTTAATGTGCATCATTGGTTCTTAAACTTTAATGTGGATCAAAATCTCccagagggcttgttaaaacatcAATTGCTGGGTTTTACCCATAGAGTTTCTTTTTCAGTAGATTTGGGATGGTTGGAGAAGGGCCCCAAAtatacatttctaacaagtttcagGTGATGCCGATGCCTCTATTTTGGGGGACTTACTTCAAGAATGACTGAAATAGATAATAATACTAACCTTCATTTGTAATTTCTAGGTACCAGAGACTTTGCTAAGtggattatttcctttattaaCCACAAACTTTCTATtgtaacaatagaaaaaaaatgggaagacaATTGTGTACAAAACAAAATGCTTTCCTAAATTTCATAAAGCAATACCAGTGCATTCAGACTCGGTTTATTTAGGCTTCTGAATGAGTCTCCCCACAGTAGGTAATGACCAGAGTGTATGATTAATGTAATAGAAGGCGAAGTTTAGCCTTCTTTCATAAGGATATTGACTACAGCTTAAGGATCGGTTGACTTACAATATTCCCACTTTTTATACAGTTTCATTATTTCCAGTCACAACtttgaattctattttttttctcacaaatgcttctgtaattataaaaatacacatcTTGGAATATTTTGTTGCCACTTATAATCCTTTGATGCATTTCCTATATGTGGATTAAATTCTTGACCCTTTCTGCATCACCTCTCTTTACAGAAGGAATCTATCGTTTTAACTCTCACATTCTCTCCAGTTAGACATATTTCAGTGCTCTATTTATGAATCTGTGACTGTCAAATTTATCCTCAGATATTTTCCATTAAATTGATAGTATTTTCAATTAAATTAATTCCCATTGTCTATCACTAAGAGTAAGGTACTTAGTGTACTTTTATACCAAATGTACCATATATGTTGGAAGCAAGGTAGACTCCGATGAGGAATTT
This genomic interval carries:
- the PTPRZ1 gene encoding receptor-type tyrosine-protein phosphatase zeta isoform X2, giving the protein MLILKRFLACIQLLCVCRLDWVYGYYRQQRKLVEEIGWSYTGALNQKNWGKKYPTCNSPKQSPINIDEDLTQVNVNLKKLKFQDWDKTSLENTFIHNTGKTVEINLTNDYRLSGGVSETVFKASKIAFHWGKCNMSSDGSEHSLEGQKFPLEMQIYCFDADRFSSFEEAIKGKGKLRALSILFEVGIEENLDYKAIIDGVERVSRFGKQAALDPFTLLNLLPNSTDKYYTYNGSLTSPPCTDTVDWIIFKDTVSISESQLAVFCEVLTMQQSGYVMLMDYLQNNFREQQYKFSRQVFSSYTGKEEIHEAVCSSEPENVQADPENYTSLLVTWERPRVVYDTMIEKFAVLYQQLEGEDQTKHEFLTDGYQDLGAILNNLLPNMSYVLQIVAICTNGLYGKYSDQLIVDMPSDDPELDLFPELIGTEEIIKEEEEGKDMEGDTVVNPGRDGATNQIRRKEPQISTTTNYNRVGTKYNEAKTNRSPARGSGFSGKSDIPNTSLDSTSQPVTELDPEKDVLSTSRTVTQPPPLTLAGTSASSSDASKTILRFPQMNLSGTVEYSDTVSTTESQEVSTDISEEESLLTSFKLDPGADDSSGSSPATSAVPFVSENTSPGDVLFPSENPEAVTYDVFIPESARNASEDSASSGSEESLKDPSVDGNMWFPSTTDVTTMPDVGSGRESFLQTNYTDVDSDESEKTTESSPPGPLPSQGPSVSDVRMPQYSTFAYFPTEVTPHAFTPSSGQHHSVPTVNVVHAQTTQPVYNGEAPLQPSYSSEVFPLVTPLLLDNQTLNTTPAASSSDWALHATPVFPSVGVSFESILSSSDGAPLLPFSSASSSSELLHRVYTISQILPQVTAALESDQGSLHVSLPVAGGDLLLEPSLAPYSDAMSHQITTRAASETLEFGASKPAVLYQTLMFSPAEASSSDVLMHARSSGPEPYALTNEEGSQHLFRVFDSSAVPGRDSVQGSLSSSPSHHLPMPESPLVTPSASLLQPTQGVSGDGEWSGASSDSEFFVPDTDGLTALNMSSPVSVAEFTYPTSMSGDNNKLLSKSDTIHGEETERHISSFSDLVYPSESTVMPDLYDHVNTLNASLQESSASTSSPEGILPELLVLTATKVYDHEISQIPESNFPVQSSHAVFQAFGDTSLKSAHSEPASSDPTSSEMLSPSTQLLVYEPSASFSTEVLLQPSFQASGIDLLLKTDLPAMPSDPIVVETPKVEHISSTVSHLVASNAASRENTLHSTSVPISDVSPTPNTHAASLQALTISYASEKYSEPVLHKSESSHQTVPSLSNNDELFQTANLELNQVFPPEGRHAFATPVLSVVPPDTLISKLVYSDEVFTSTKGPVTDEVLAGIPTVVSDPVVTADPSVPLGNVYVSISAISPNKDGSVTTTELLFPSRTTSEPIQSARSDASLVGGGDDGDIDDYGDDYYDDRDKDGLSINRCMSCFSYRESQEKVMNDSDTQQNSSVDQNNPISYALSENSEEGNKITGVISDNQTDMDRSPDKSPPTNVPAQKHNDGKQENDVQTNNALLPFSPESKAWAVLTSDEESGSGQGASDSLNDNETSTDFSFPDINEKDGDGVLETGDSEITPGSPQSSTPTITSGHSEVFNISEAEASNSSHESRIGLAEGLESEKKAVIPLVIVSALTFICLVVLVGILIYWRKCFQTAHFYLEDSTSPRVISTPPTPIFPISDDVGSIPIKHFPKHVADLHASSGFTEEFEEVQSCTVDLGITADSSNHPDNKHKNRYINIVAYDHSRVKLAQLAEKDGKLTDYINANYVDGYNRPKAYIAAQGPLKSTAEDFWRMIWEHNVEVIVMITNLVEKGRRKCDQYWPVDGSEEYGNFLVTQKSIQVLAYYTVRNFTLRNTKIKKGSQKGRPSGRVVTQYHYTQWPDMGVPEYSLPVLTFVRKASHAKRHAVGPVVVHCSAGVGRTGTYIVLDSMLQQIQHEGTVNVFGFLKHIRSQRNYLVQTEEQYVFIHDALVEAILSKETEVPDSHIHAYVNGLLIPGPTGKTKLEKQFKLLSQSNIQQSDYSTALKQCNREKNRTSSIIPVERSRVGISSLSGEGADYINASYIMGYYQSNEFIITQHPLLHTIKDFWRMIWDHNAQLVVMLPDGQNMAEDEFVYWPNKDEPINCESFKVTLMAEEHKCLSNEEKLIMQDFILEATQDDYVLEVRHFQCPKWPNPDSPISKTFELISIIKEEAATRDGPMIVHDEHGGVTAGTFCALTTLMHQLEKENSVDVYQVAKMISLMRPGVFADIEQYQFLYKAVLSLVSTRQEENPSTSLDSNGAALADGNIAESLESLV